In Bradyrhizobium sp. 195, the sequence TTCGCAACTCGTTCATGCCCTTGAGAAGGCCGAGCCGGAGGACCTGGGTGTTGTCACCCACGCCAATGAGGCTGATCGCATTCTTGCCGGCCGTCACGACATCACCAGCCGCAAGCTCAAACGTCTCACCGGCCTTGTTCTTGAACTCCGCCGTGCCGCGGATGACACGATAGATCGCAACTTCGCCCTTGGCAAAACAGGTGGCGTCGGCGACAGCCGATGTGCTCTTCGGCAGGAGCGACTGGCCGCGCGGGTCGGTTGCGATGATGTGGCCGGTGACGAGCTGGCCGCTCGGGGCCTCGATGCCGACATCGCGGACGTAAACCGGCAGCGCCGCTTTGATCGAGCCGTTCGCGAGCGGCTTGAACAGTGCATCCAGCGCCAGGGGATCCTGAAGCCAGAAGCCGGCATTGGCCTGGCGATCGTGCAGCGGATGGCTCCAGGCTATGCGCGGCGTTTCGGCTTCAACGATCTGATCGGGACCCACGATGGTCGGATTCGGAAAGGTCGTGGGATCGGTGATGAAGGCTTCGAGGAATTTGCCCGAATAGCCCATCGAGATCGGATCCGGCACCACCGTCTGCGGCGTCTTCAGATTCTCTTCGGTCGACAATCCTGACCAGGTGTAGAAGAGCTGGCGATGCACGATCGCGCTTTGCAGCATCACCGCGCCGGGGCCGACATTGTAGAAGCGCCCGTCATAGTCGAAGGTGAAGGCGCCCGAGGTGACCAGCACGAGCTGAAAGCCGCCGGGTGGCAGATGCAGATGGAAGTCGGTGGGACCGGTGTCGGGACGGTAGATCGGCAGATTGGTCGCGACTTCGTGGAGCAGGAAGGTTTCGTTGTTGGCGTGAAAGCCTTCGTTGGCGCGATTGTAAAGGGCTTGCGGGCGATACGTCGCTTCGAACTTCGCATTCCGGTCGCGATCGATTGCGACGAAGTCCTGGGTGTTGAGGCGAAGCGGCGCGCCGTTCGGATGGGTGAGGCCGGTCGTCTTGAGATCGCCCGCAGCATGCACGTTCATGACGTTCTCCGCTCCGCCTCGTTGCTTCGCTGACAACGTCATTGCGAATTTTGGGCCAGTTGGTTTGCAAAGCGGCAAGCGAGCCCGGCGCCGCGATGCGGGCGTTGCCCGTTCAGGAAAAATCCGGTGGTTGCGCGGGAGGTTAGATCGATGACTGGTTTTGACCGACAGACGCGTGCCGGAAGGCGTGCGCTTTCCGAGGCAGCGACGGGACCTGTCTAATTTGTCAGCAAGCCTCGCCAGTGCACGTGCAGCGGCGCGGGTGGCGGATAGGCGGATGCCGTCCCTGGGATGAGCGATAACGTCGCGATGGGGCGGGGCGGCGATTGACAGATTGTTCATGTTTTGTTCTTATGCTGCGACCGAGATGGAGGCAGCCATGGACAACCGCATCAACGAAATCCGCAGAACCATCAGAGCGCTCCGCGTCAGCATGCGCGAAGCTGAAGCGATCGTGCATGAGCAGATCAACCGTGATGAGGACTGCAGCTTCGTGGCGCAGGAGGTCATCAAGATGCGCCAGGTCATGAGCCTGCTCGTGAAGGAGCGGACTGCGCTCGGCGATCAGGAGCCAATCCTCGTGAACAGTTTCTTCATCCCGCGGCGACGGCCAACGCGAAAACCGGTCGCGGCGCTCACCGCCGAATCCGTGTTCCGTCCGCGTGTGGTGGCGCGGGTTTGACGGGGAGGGCGTCTCAATCAAACGTGTGAGGCGCGGCCCGATCCGGCTTGCCGGCCGGGCTGTCCGCCCACTTTGCCATGTCCATGGTCCGCGCGTCGACGCCCTCGCACCGGAAGCAATTCGGCCGCGCGCGGCGGTTCTCGGACAGGATCGGGACCAGGCTGTGGCCGCAACCGGCGCACCAGGCGATGTCAGTCATGCATTCCTCTACGGCGTATCAAATCCAGAAATGACGTTCTCGTTCGCGAAGCTTGCGCGGGCGCTATGACGGCGCTGGGGCACTGCGCCCGATGGGCGCGCTCGTTCCTGAGATCGTTGATGTAGCGATCCATCGTGACACGGCTGCGATGTCGTCGCCGTTTTCGCGATAGGCACGAAGCTGGAATTCCGCCGAGCTGCCGCGATCCACAATGGTCCGGCAGTGCTCGATCTCGGCGGCGCAGCCCAGTGCGTCCGCATCCTCGGCGGTGTCGTCGATGATTCGGGACAGCATCTCCGAAATCGTGACCGGTCCGTCTTTGGAGGCAAAGATGCAATCGGTTCCGTAGCGCTGGGCGCGCCATTTATTCTCCACCGCTATTGCGCGTTCGACCACCGTGACCTCCTTCGACAAATGAGGTCGCAGATGGAGGTGGCGCGTCAGGCAGCGATAGAGCGAAGCGATGGCGACGGCGTCCTCGACCAAGGTGCAGGTGTCGGGCGCACGAAGCTCGAGTGTCGGGTGCCGCATCGAAGGACGCATCGCCCACCAGATGTGGCTCTCGTCGGGTATCACGCCGGAGCGCTGCAAAGCGCCGACATATTCGTCGTAGTCCTGCCTGGTCTCGAACAATTCCGGCAGGCCGGTGCGCGGCAGCTCGGAATAGGCGGCGAGCCGGTAGCCCTTCAGCCCGGTCTTGTGCGAATTCCAGAACGGGGAGGATGCCGACAGCGCGATGAACAGTGGCAGATGCGGCAGCATCGCTCGCATCACTGCCATGCGCTTCTCGGGATCGGGCAACTGGACATGCACATGCATGCCGCACATCATGTTGCGATGGCCGATGCTGCGCAGATCCTCGATCATCTCCTCATAGCGCGGCTTCGGGCTCGGCTGCGACATACGCCAGACCGCTGTCGGGTGCGTGCCGCAGGCCATGATCACGAACCCATATTGCGCAGCGACGTTCGCGACTTCGCGCCGCAGGAAGCGTAGCTCTTCGCGGGCGTCGTTGACGTCGATGTGAACGTTGGTGGCGACCTCGAGCTGGGATTGCAGCATCTCGCGCATGGCCTGACCGCCGGTCGACCAGTTCGCCGATTCGAAAAGCTCGTTGGGAGTCTGAATCGCGACCTCGAAGCTGCGGCGATCAGCCAGGAAGTACTCCTCCTCGATGCCGAAGGAATATTCAGCCGCCTTGCCTCCGCCGCCGGCAGAGCGAATGACGAGGTGCTGCTTGTCGTGAGAGGAATCAAGGCGCAGCAGTTTCAAAACGTCCGAAGCAATTGTCATTGGCCACCCGGCAAGGCACTACCTGCGGGCGATAATCCGTCTGACCGCAGCGGGTTCCGCGTCCCACTCACCGGAACTTGCAAGGTCGAAGGGAACAATCTTCACGCTTTCGGATGCGCGCGCGATCAGCGCGTAATTTGGCGGCACTTCGGTCCAGTCCGATTCCTTGTCGTAGGGTTCGGACACGACGATGACTTGGCCGCCGTCCTCGCGGAAATAGAGTGTGTTCGCGGCATCGTTGACCGCAACACGGAAGGCGTAGAGATCCCTGCCGTTGGCGATCGCACTGGTGAAGCGCAGCCGCTCGCGGAGCTGGCCTACATTGACCAGGCCGACGAGGGCTTGCAGCACGCGCCGCGTCGCGCCGAGCGGGTCGCCGTCGAGGCCAGCCCCCATCATCGCCAGGAACACGGCTTCCGAATCGGTCGTGCCCAGCCGCGATGGATAAAAGGCATCGGGGATGAGCGCCTCGACCTTGCGCCGCAGCCTGTTCCAGCTGCCGACGAATCCGTTGTGCATGAACATCCAGTGACCGCAGGCAAAGGGATGGCAATTCTGCCGCGTCACCGCCGTGCCCGTGGCGGCGCGCACATGGGCGAAGAACAAATGCGAGCGCAGATGGCGGCAGAGATAGCGCAAATTCTCGTCCGACCACGCCGGGCGCGTCTCGCGATAAAGGCCCGGTTCCGGATGCTCGCCGTACCAGCCCAGACCAAAGCCGTCACCGTTCGAGCCCGCCGTCGACTGAAGCGAGCGGATGCTCTGCGCGACCAGAGAATGCTCGGGTTCGGTGACGTAAGGTTCGAACGAGGTGGTCTCGCCTCGGTATGCGATCCAGCGGCACATGAGGTTCCTGTAGACGGCGGGTGGGTCGTGAGTTGCACCAACCGACGTGCCGGCCTCGTGGTTCCCGCCGCGAAGCAGTGATCACCACCAGAGCGACTTCGGTGTTAAGATGCGGGACGTCGAGATCGGAGACCGAGATGAACGATCAAGCCATATTGGCCGCGCTTCAGCGCCATTGGGACGTCTCGGACGCCAATGATTTCGAGGCCGAGCATGACATCTATCGCGAGGATGCGGTGCTCGATTATCCGCAGTCCGGCGAGCGCATCCGCGGTCGCAGGAACATTCAGGAGAGCCGATTGGTGCAGCCGAGCCAGAAGCGCTTTA encodes:
- a CDS encoding nuclear transport factor 2 family protein, with the translated sequence MNDQAILAALQRHWDVSDANDFEAEHDIYREDAVLDYPQSGERIRGRRNIQESRLVQPSQKRFTVRRIVGGGDLWVSEFVLSYDGVPSYVVSIMEFRDGLVAHETQYFGDRFDPAPSRAHLVERVG
- a CDS encoding glucuronate isomerase, with amino-acid sequence MNVHAAGDLKTTGLTHPNGAPLRLNTQDFVAIDRDRNAKFEATYRPQALYNRANEGFHANNETFLLHEVATNLPIYRPDTGPTDFHLHLPPGGFQLVLVTSGAFTFDYDGRFYNVGPGAVMLQSAIVHRQLFYTWSGLSTEENLKTPQTVVPDPISMGYSGKFLEAFITDPTTFPNPTIVGPDQIVEAETPRIAWSHPLHDRQANAGFWLQDPLALDALFKPLANGSIKAALPVYVRDVGIEAPSGQLVTGHIIATDPRGQSLLPKSTSAVADATCFAKGEVAIYRVIRGTAEFKNKAGETFELAAGDVVTAGKNAISLIGVGDNTQVLRLGLLKGMNELRSWTPTQRDEIDGLAGQIITQRDIRPLRTEGKPVGYLYG
- a CDS encoding carboxylate-amine ligase, yielding MTIASDVLKLLRLDSSHDKQHLVIRSAGGGGKAAEYSFGIEEEYFLADRRSFEVAIQTPNELFESANWSTGGQAMREMLQSQLEVATNVHIDVNDAREELRFLRREVANVAAQYGFVIMACGTHPTAVWRMSQPSPKPRYEEMIEDLRSIGHRNMMCGMHVHVQLPDPEKRMAVMRAMLPHLPLFIALSASSPFWNSHKTGLKGYRLAAYSELPRTGLPELFETRQDYDEYVGALQRSGVIPDESHIWWAMRPSMRHPTLELRAPDTCTLVEDAVAIASLYRCLTRHLHLRPHLSKEVTVVERAIAVENKWRAQRYGTDCIFASKDGPVTISEMLSRIIDDTAEDADALGCAAEIEHCRTIVDRGSSAEFQLRAYRENGDDIAAVSRWIATSTISGTSAPIGRSAPAPS
- a CDS encoding class II glutamine amidotransferase is translated as MCRWIAYRGETTSFEPYVTEPEHSLVAQSIRSLQSTAGSNGDGFGLGWYGEHPEPGLYRETRPAWSDENLRYLCRHLRSHLFFAHVRAATGTAVTRQNCHPFACGHWMFMHNGFVGSWNRLRRKVEALIPDAFYPSRLGTTDSEAVFLAMMGAGLDGDPLGATRRVLQALVGLVNVGQLRERLRFTSAIANGRDLYAFRVAVNDAANTLYFREDGGQVIVVSEPYDKESDWTEVPPNYALIARASESVKIVPFDLASSGEWDAEPAAVRRIIARR